The Sphaerochaeta globosa str. Buddy region CCGGTCGATATGGGCGGGGATGACCAAGGCATCGCGACTGAGTGCTTCCTCCACCACATCGCTGAAGGCGAGGGACGTGGAACCGACCAAAAGCTTGTCCACCGTTTCAATCACTTCACCATCAATGTCGACCACCAGCTGATTGCCGAAGAGGTCGGTGCGGTTCTTCTGCTCGGGGAGCAGGAACTCGATGAAGGACCCAAACTGCTGTGCATCCTTTAGATGGGAAAAGAGGGTGAGTACATGCACTTCCTCAACGGTGGAGACTTCCAGACCGAACAGCGGGAGAATACCGCACAGCTGACAAGCTTCTTGGAACGGGGCAAGATTTCGAGCACTGTTGTGGTCGGTCAGGGCAAGGATTTGAATGCCTTGTTCCATCGCTTCCACAGCCAGAAGGGCAGGGCTGAAGTCATCGTTTGCGCAAGGTGAGAGACAGCTGTGATTATGAAGGTCAAGCTTTACCTGCATTGATCCTTCCCAAGGCTGCTGCAATGCGGCAGCTTGCCTCGAATTGTGTCTCCGTTGTAGCAAAAATGGCGATTCCCTCATCCTTTGCAGCTTGCAGCATATCAGAAGGGATGCTGCGGTTATTGCAAATTACCAAGGCTAGGATACCTGCAAGTGAAGCTACCGCGACGGTATTCTTATGTGCCTGGATGGTTATCAATACACTCTCGGAAGGGGCATTGCCCATCACATCGCTGAGCAAGTCACCGGTGTAGGCATCCTGTATTTCCAATGTTCCATCTCCCATGCAGTGGGTGGTAAACCCTTCCAATTGCGCTAAATCCTGAACGACCATCCTATTTCTCCTCTTGTTTGGGGTGTAATTCTATGCTGCACACCACGGTAGTCCCGCTTCTCGTGCTTTCAATGGTAAATTCATCGGCGACTGATTTGACATTGGGCAGTCCCATTCCCGCTCCGAAGCCGAGAGAGCGTATCCATTCACTTGCAGTGGACCACCCCGGCGTCATTGCTGCTTCTACATCGCTGATGCCCGGCCCGCTGTCCCTGGCTGTGATCTGCATTGTCTGCGGTGAGTACTCGGCGATCAGTTCTCCCCCGTCGGAATGCACCACCAGGTTCATTTCCAACTCGTAACTGGCAATCGCAGCCCTTCGGATGATGTGTGGGGCAATCCCGGCGCTCTTGAGCCGTTTCTTGATTTCGGTACTGGCATAGCCGGCATTCTCGAAATCATTTTTCATAATCGAGTACGTATGGATTTCCCCGCTCATCTCCTCGCTCAGGCTGGTGGTGCGGGTTCTCTTTTCCAGTTCCTCGATCTCCCGGTTGATTTCCACCAACAACGTGCTGGTGATGTCGCGGCTGGTGATCATGCCCACCAATTCCTTGTGCTTGTTGAGCACCGGGAACCGATGGTAGCTGAATCGGTCGAAATAGCTGATCGCAAAAGAAATCGGCATGTCGTCCTCGAGAACGATGAGGTTGCGGGTCATATGGTCCTGCGCCTTCTCCTCGATGTATCCCTTGTCGAGTGCCTGGATAATGTCGTCCATGCTCACAATGCCTATCAGTCGCTTGCCCACAACGATGGGTAGGCCTGTAACCTGTTTTTCTCGCATGATGTACTGAATCTGCCTCAGCGTCGTATCTTTGGAGGCAGTAACCAGATCAGTGGTCATGACATCCTTCACCTTCAATCGGTAAATCAATTCAAGGATGACATTCGGTGAGGTAATGGTATTGATGGGTATCTCTTGCATAGGGTGAGTATACAACAGCTTTGCAGGCGTGCAAAGAAAGGTTGATTCCCTGATTTGTGTTTTCTTACTGCCTAAAGTGGATTTCTTTGGTATATTGATTGGGTATGGATATTGTTTCAACGCCGACGCTCGTCTATGAAGACCCCTATATTCTGGTCGTGGATAAACCTGGGCTGCTGCCCACGGTTCCCCTCAAGGATGATCCGCCCGATAAGCCTACCTTGCTGGGGATGGTTGCCCGCTCCTTTCCGGAGGTCCTTTGTGTCGAGGGAAAGAATGCTTGGGAGGGTGGTGTGCTTCACCGCCTCGATACACCGACCAGTGGTTTGGTGGTCATAGCCAGAACCAAAGAGGCGTATGCTTCCTTGCAGGCGATCGGGAAAGCTGAACTCTTTGTGAAAGAATACCAATGCCAAAGTTCAGCACCACAGTCAATTTCACTTCCTGCCTTCCCTCCCTTTCCGTACGAGGATCCAGTTGCCTGCGGTGGACGGGAAGTTACCATTGGAAGTCTTTTCAGACATTATGGGGATAATCGCAGACAAGTGAGACCGGTGCTTGCAGACAGTCCCAAACAGTTGCTCGATAAATCCACCGGTGCTTGGTATATGACCAGGGTGTGGTATGCAGGAGAAGGAAAGGGAGCGAAGCTTTTCACCTGTAGGCTTACCTCGGGGTTTCGCCACCAGGTCAGGGTGCATATGGCATGGAGCGGCCATCCGATCGACGGCGATGCCATCTATCTCGGCAAGCAGCAGCCAAATCTGGC contains the following coding sequences:
- a CDS encoding pseudouridine synthase, producing MDIVSTPTLVYEDPYILVVDKPGLLPTVPLKDDPPDKPTLLGMVARSFPEVLCVEGKNAWEGGVLHRLDTPTSGLVVIARTKEAYASLQAIGKAELFVKEYQCQSSAPQSISLPAFPPFPYEDPVACGGREVTIGSLFRHYGDNRRQVRPVLADSPKQLLDKSTGAWYMTRVWYAGEGKGAKLFTCRLTSGFRHQVRVHMAWSGHPIDGDAIYLGKQQPNLALRAVAVEFPHPVTSQKMEIRIDT
- a CDS encoding PHP domain-containing protein, with protein sequence MQVKLDLHNHSCLSPCANDDFSPALLAVEAMEQGIQILALTDHNSARNLAPFQEACQLCGILPLFGLEVSTVEEVHVLTLFSHLKDAQQFGSFIEFLLPEQKNRTDLFGNQLVVDIDGEVIETVDKLLVGSTSLAFSDVVEEALSRDALVIPAHIDRFANSVLANLGFLPDLPYTALEAIHLPVQADTHHLAILTGSDAHCLEQVGRRSCFIEMEEISYEALKKSLSEAKNISYRQ
- a CDS encoding CBS domain-containing protein, whose product is MQEIPINTITSPNVILELIYRLKVKDVMTTDLVTASKDTTLRQIQYIMREKQVTGLPIVVGKRLIGIVSMDDIIQALDKGYIEEKAQDHMTRNLIVLEDDMPISFAISYFDRFSYHRFPVLNKHKELVGMITSRDITSTLLVEINREIEELEKRTRTTSLSEEMSGEIHTYSIMKNDFENAGYASTEIKKRLKSAGIAPHIIRRAAIASYELEMNLVVHSDGGELIAEYSPQTMQITARDSGPGISDVEAAMTPGWSTASEWIRSLGFGAGMGLPNVKSVADEFTIESTRSGTTVVCSIELHPKQEEK